CGCGCAGCTGGTCGATCGTCTCCCCTGTCGTCGTACGCCAGGCGCGCCACTGGGCGCCGTACACATGGCCGAGCTCACCGAAGCGGGCCGCGAATGCATCGTCCTGCAGCACGAGCTGCTTGAAGCGCTCCATCTGCTGCTCATATACCGCACAGAACGCCGCATCCTTCTGCGACCGCAGGCCGAAGTCGGTCATATCCGGGCCGTCATAGGCATCGCTTTCGACCCAATGCTTGAACGCCCATTCGTTCCAGATGTTGTTATTGTGCTGCAGCAAGTACCGAATATTCGTGTTCCCCTGTATGAACCAGAGCAGCTCGCTGGCCACGAGACGGAACGACACCCGCTTCGTCGTCAACAGCGGGAAGCCCTCTGAGAGGTCAAATCTCATCTGGTAGCCGAACGTCGAGATCGTCCCCGTTCCCGTCCGGTCCTCCTTCTTACTCCCGTACTCACGCACATATCGCAGCAAGTCCAGATATTGCTCTTCATTCCGGCTCATCGCCGAGCTCCCCCTTTTTGCGCAAGCGTCATCATAAGCCCCTATTATACCACGGTAATAAATTGGTTTGAAACATCGGCCTAGAGCGCATATAATGAGAGCGATTCGTAACACGAAGCACGGAGAGGAGCACTTATTCATTATGTATAAAATGATTGCAATCGACATCGACGACACGTTGATCAACGACGAGAAGCAGGTGACCGCAGGAACGAAGCAGGCGCTCGCAGCAGCGATGGAGCAGGGCGTCGTCGTGACGCTGGCTACAGGCCGCATGTACGCTTCGGCACAGGCGATCGCCGCCCAGCTTGGCTTGAACGTGCCCCTCATTACATACCAAGGCTCTCTGGTCAAAAACGCGCTCGACGGCCGCGTCCTGTACGAGCGCAGCGTGCCGAGCGAGGCAGCCAAGGCGATATTCGACTACTGCGAGCGTGAAGGGCTGCATCTGCAGACGTACTTGAACGACGAGCTGTACGTCAAGGAAGCGAACGAGCGTGCGGAGGATTACGCCGCGCTGTCGCGCATTCCGTTCAAGGTGTATCCGAGCTTCTCGGAGCTCGCTGACCAGTCGGCAACGAAGCTGCTCATGATCGACGAGCCGGACAAGCTCGACCGTGTCGCGGTGGAGCTGCGTGAGCTGGTCGGCAGCGCCGTTCACATTACGAAGTCGAAGCCGCACTTCCTTGAGGTCGTCCATGCCGAGGCGACGAAGGGCCATGCGCTGACCCATCTGGCCGATCACTTCGGCTTCAGCGTGGACCAGGTCATCGCGATCGGCGACAGCTGGAACGACCGCGAGATGCTGGAGACCGCAGGTCTTGGCGTGGCGATGGCCAATGCGGTGAGCTCCCTGAAGGAGATCGCCAACTACATTACGCTCAGCAACAACGAGGACGGCGTGAAGCACGTCATCGACAAGTTTATTCTGCAGACCGTCTAAGCGAGAACATCCGACAAGCTCTCTTAATTCGCGGTTCAATTCTCCTTCTTCGCCTCATATAGTTGGGTAGGGATTCGTGGCATCGGCCTGAACCGGACCGGTGACCCACCTATATGAAGAAGAGGTGAAGCATAATGTTCAACTACCCTTACGCAACGAATGCATGGGCACGTGGCTTGTTCGGAGGCTTGCAGGGCGGTATTCCGGGAACGGGCACGACGGGCGTATTCCCCGGTCCTGGCCCATTGCCAGGTCCTGGCACGCCGCCGGGTGGCTTCCCTGGTCCGGGAGGCTACTTCCCACCTGCACCGTTCCCCGGCCAGCCAGGTCAGCCTGGACAGCCAGGCGGGTTCCCGCCGCCACCGGGAGGCGTACCGCAAGGTCAGCAGCCTGGAGCGCCGCAATCTCCTCCGCCGCAATTCATCCCGCAGAAATCTGCTCAGCTGTATGCGGTAGATCCGGGCGGTATTCGCCGTTGCCTGTATCGCTATGTGTATATTTGGCAAGATAACGGCGAGCAATATTGGGCGTACGTCACTTATGTCGGACGCAGATCGCTCTCAGGCTATCGCTGGTATGGCTTCGGTCCGCTCGGTTATTGGATATACTTCGGCTTGGATTTAAGACGTGTCGAGCAGTTTTTCTGCTACTAAGCGCTAGATTCTATAAGTCATCACAGCTCCATCTATGAAGAAGAAGCATCCCCGCTACTTCGCGCACGTTATTGGCGCGGCTGAGCGGGGATGCTTCTTGTCTTCTTGTCTTCTTGTCCGTTACATACTCCTATACTCCTGCAACCTGCACAACCACTAAGCGGCTTGGGATTGAGCCTTCGCCTCACGCCCGTAGCTGCGGTAATACAGCAGAGCGCCGATGATGACCGCTGCAGCCGATGCGAGCATCAGGTTGCTGTAGTTCCACGAGGCAGCCTCCAGCACGAATGGGTTCGCCTTGAATTGCAGCAGCTGCTCCGATAGTACCCGCCCGACGAGCGCCATCCCGACGGCTCCAGAGATGAAGCTGACCAGATTGAACAAGCCCATGCCGATGCCCGTCTCCTCCATCGTCAGCGTACGCGAGACGCTATTCGCAACGGCCGTCTGAATGAACGACAGCCCGATGTACATCAGCACGAGAGCGGCAGACAGCAGCCAAGCGCTGAACTCAAGCAGGGTAGAGAGGAGCAGGAAGCTGCTTACGAGCATCAGCGCGCCTGCCATTACGACGAACGTATTGCCCCTCTTGTCAGCCAGCCCCCCGCCGATCGGCCCGACGACAACGGCGCTGATCGCACCTGGGAACAGCACCCAGCCGACTTGACTCGCATTCATGCCCTTCAACTCGTCGAGCATGAATGGAATGGCGTACATGAGCCCCATTACTGTACAGAAGATGATGAACGCCACGATCAGACCGCTGCGGAACAGTCGGTTGCGGAGCAGCGACGGCTCGATGAACGGCGCGCGTACGCGGTGAATGTGAACGGCGAACCAGCCGATCAGCACAGCACCCATCGCGAGCCAATACCAGTGCGACTCCGTCGTGTAGAGGATGAGCGCAGCGACACCTGAGGCGATCAGCACCGCTCCCGGTATATCGATGGACCCCGGCTTCGTCCCCTCATCGGGCAGCACGCGGCTGAAGAATGGCAGCGAGATCAGGGTGAACAGCGGAATGATGAACAGATACGACCAATGCAGCGACGACGACACGAAGCCGCCGATGACCGGACCGATGCCGACCGCGAAGGCGACTGTCGAGTTCAGGATGCCGAACACCTTGCCCCGATCCTCCATGGAGAAATATCTCGCCACGACGACCATGATGAGCGCCGGAATCGCCGAGGCTCCCGCCCCCTGCAGTGCGCGGAACACGATGACGAGCGCATACGAGAACTGACAGACGAACCCGAGCACCGAAGCGATGTTGTAGATAACAATACCGATCACGATCAGCTTCTTCAGACTGAACAGATCGGACAGCTTCCCGTAGATGACCGAGCCAATCGCGAAGAAAATAATGAATGCCGTCGACACCCAGCTCGCCGCTGATGGCGTCAAGCTATACTGCTCCGCAATGCTCGGCATCGATACGTTGAACACCGTCTCATTCAACACACCGAAAAAAATAATAAAAATGATCCAAGGCGCCGTCTTCTTGACGTCCAAGGCGGGGTAGCTTGCAGCCGCCCCTTGAGCTGATGAATCCAGCATCGTGTGAATCTCTCCCTTCTCTTCCCTCCCCAATCGTACCACGTCCGTTAACGGCTGATGAGGGTAAACAATCGTTTCAGTTGTTTTTTCCATGACCGCAGCCCATAGCCGTCCTCCTGACAATACGTAATATAACAGCTATCCATGACAGCTTATGTCATAGATTGATCAGAATTATCGCTTCGCCTCACCCAGCATCGGCTCATACATCATGATGGCATGATTTTCCGTAACATATTCATCGTCAATAAGCTCACCCTCCAGACTGTACAGCTTGCGGTAGATCGTGTTATGTCTGACGTACCCGCCCCAATGCTCGTAAGTGATCCAATGGTCCTTCTCGTACACCTCATACGTGCACGCCCGCTGCGCATCCGACCGCCATTCTCCGACCAGATGCGTATCGGTCACATACACGATCAGCTGATACGATTG
Above is a genomic segment from Paenibacillus sp. YYML68 containing:
- a CDS encoding MFS transporter; the protein is MLDSSAQGAAASYPALDVKKTAPWIIFIIFFGVLNETVFNVSMPSIAEQYSLTPSAASWVSTAFIIFFAIGSVIYGKLSDLFSLKKLIVIGIVIYNIASVLGFVCQFSYALVIVFRALQGAGASAIPALIMVVVARYFSMEDRGKVFGILNSTVAFAVGIGPVIGGFVSSSLHWSYLFIIPLFTLISLPFFSRVLPDEGTKPGSIDIPGAVLIASGVAALILYTTESHWYWLAMGAVLIGWFAVHIHRVRAPFIEPSLLRNRLFRSGLIVAFIIFCTVMGLMYAIPFMLDELKGMNASQVGWVLFPGAISAVVVGPIGGGLADKRGNTFVVMAGALMLVSSFLLLSTLLEFSAWLLSAALVLMYIGLSFIQTAVANSVSRTLTMEETGIGMGLFNLVSFISGAVGMALVGRVLSEQLLQFKANPFVLEAASWNYSNLMLASAAAVIIGALLYYRSYGREAKAQSQAA
- a CDS encoding Cof-type HAD-IIB family hydrolase, with amino-acid sequence MYKMIAIDIDDTLINDEKQVTAGTKQALAAAMEQGVVVTLATGRMYASAQAIAAQLGLNVPLITYQGSLVKNALDGRVLYERSVPSEAAKAIFDYCEREGLHLQTYLNDELYVKEANERAEDYAALSRIPFKVYPSFSELADQSATKLLMIDEPDKLDRVAVELRELVGSAVHITKSKPHFLEVVHAEATKGHALTHLADHFGFSVDQVIAIGDSWNDREMLETAGLGVAMANAVSSLKEIANYITLSNNEDGVKHVIDKFILQTV
- a CDS encoding thymidylate synthase — encoded protein: MSRNEEQYLDLLRYVREYGSKKEDRTGTGTISTFGYQMRFDLSEGFPLLTTKRVSFRLVASELLWFIQGNTNIRYLLQHNNNIWNEWAFKHWVESDAYDGPDMTDFGLRSQKDAAFCAVYEQQMERFKQLVLQDDAFAARFGELGHVYGAQWRAWRTTTGETIDQLRDVVETIKRNPNSRRLIVSAWNPEDVPTMALPPCHTLFQFYVADGKLSCQLYQRSGDIFLGIPFNIASYALLTHLVAKECGLEVGEFIHTIGDAHIYLNHLEQIETQLAREPRALPTLKLSESMGSIFDCALEDMSLEGYDSHPAIKAPVAV